In the genome of Deltaproteobacteria bacterium, the window GTCCCTGCGCAGCGAGCTGCGCTCGACCTTTCCCCTGGAGAAGGCCGCGGAGGCGGTGGTCGCCTATCAGGGCGCCATGAGCGCCGGGAAGGTGCTGCTCGTCCCGCAGGCCGGCTGAGCGGCGCGCGCGCCCGGGGCTCCGGTGCGCTACCCGGCCGGGTACTCGGCGTCGTGGTAGACGTTCTGCACGTCGTCGCAGTCGTCGAGCATCTCGAGCAGCTTGTCCATGGTGGCGACGTCGTCGCCCTCGATCTTGATCGAGCCCTTGGAGACGAAGCGGATCTCGTCCACGTCGAACTCGATCTCGCCGAAGGTGTCGAGGATGACCTGCTTGGCGTTGCCGTACTCGGTGGGCGGCACGAAGATCGTCAGCTTGCCCTCCTCCGCCTCGATCTCGCCGACGTCGACGTCCGCGCCGAGCAGCGCCTCGAAGGCGGCCTCCTCGGTGCCCGCGAAGACGAAGACCGCGACGTGGTCGAAGAGGTGGGCCACGGTGCCCGGGGTGCCGAGCTTGCACTTGGACTTGGTGAAGCAGTTCCGGACCTCACCGACGGTGCGGGTGGGGTTGTCCGTGAGGCAGTCGACGATCACCGAGGTGCCGCCGGGGCCGAAGCCCTCGTAGCGCGCAGGGGCGTAGTCCTCGCCGACGCCGCCCGAGGCCTTCTCGAGCGCCTTGTCGATGATGTGGGAGGGGACCTGATCCCGCTTGGCCCGCTCGATCAGCCCGCGCAGGGCGAGGTTGCCGTTGGGATCGGCGCCGCCGGCCTTGGCGACCACGTAGAGCTCCCGGCCGTACTTGCTGTAGATCTTGGTCTTGCGGGCGGCCGTCTTGGCCATCGAGGCCTTGCGATTCTCGAAAGTCCGTCCCATTGCGCTGCTCCAGGGTG includes:
- a CDS encoding YebC/PmpR family DNA-binding transcriptional regulator, yielding MGRTFENRKASMAKTAARKTKIYSKYGRELYVVAKAGGADPNGNLALRGLIERAKRDQVPSHIIDKALEKASGGVGEDYAPARYEGFGPGGTSVIVDCLTDNPTRTVGEVRNCFTKSKCKLGTPGTVAHLFDHVAVFVFAGTEEAAFEALLGADVDVGEIEAEEGKLTIFVPPTEYGNAKQVILDTFGEIEFDVDEIRFVSKGSIKIEGDDVATMDKLLEMLDDCDDVQNVYHDAEYPAG